In a genomic window of Sulfurisphaera tokodaii str. 7:
- a CDS encoding mandelate racemase/muconate lactonizing enzyme family protein → MKVSILPASIPYVDNPMPEWVDEWGVQLFTKVNLGDYAGYGEVLIAGSGIISAYIGVFEDLIIPYLENVEVVSINEVVEKLEKMLYSAGLCSITLGSISGVETALWHVFSKMRNMKIYEFFGGKVRDRVPVYASFPRYKSVDDIVSAVKVAINRGFTLVKLHQQPQMIEDALKKIREIFGFEIKIAIDFNSAFDYSSALSFLNKIHRYEIEWYEEPIYPPNDYDNLKRLAEKFPISAGENEYTINSFRKLIESGIEYVQPDISKIGGYLKMIKVIDLAESYGVKVMPHLRPQRSGIALFHTLQLALAKRNIVQVEFPLAQIPSELFNAEFNINNGLVKVPEDVSLNEEILREKYNFTRKLRILKFADLAT, encoded by the coding sequence ATGAAGGTTTCTATTTTACCAGCGTCAATACCTTATGTAGATAATCCTATGCCAGAATGGGTTGATGAGTGGGGAGTACAATTATTTACAAAAGTTAATTTAGGTGATTATGCTGGCTATGGTGAGGTTCTAATAGCTGGTAGTGGCATTATCTCAGCTTATATCGGTGTTTTTGAGGATCTAATTATTCCTTATTTAGAAAATGTAGAAGTTGTCTCAATAAATGAGGTAGTTGAAAAGTTAGAGAAAATGTTATACTCTGCTGGTCTATGTAGTATAACTTTAGGTTCTATTAGTGGGGTTGAAACTGCATTATGGCATGTTTTTTCAAAGATGAGGAATATGAAAATTTATGAGTTCTTTGGAGGCAAGGTAAGGGATCGCGTCCCGGTTTATGCTAGTTTTCCACGATATAAGAGCGTTGATGATATAGTAAGTGCAGTTAAGGTTGCAATTAATAGAGGCTTTACCCTTGTGAAGCTACATCAACAACCTCAGATGATTGAGGATGCTTTGAAGAAAATTAGGGAGATTTTTGGTTTTGAAATTAAGATAGCTATTGATTTTAATTCTGCTTTTGATTACTCATCAGCATTATCATTTTTGAATAAGATCCACCGTTATGAGATTGAATGGTATGAGGAACCGATTTATCCTCCAAACGATTACGATAATTTAAAGCGTTTAGCAGAAAAATTCCCAATATCTGCTGGGGAGAATGAATATACTATTAATAGCTTTAGGAAGTTGATTGAAAGTGGAATTGAATATGTGCAACCGGATATTTCTAAGATTGGTGGTTACTTGAAAATGATTAAAGTTATTGATTTAGCCGAGAGTTACGGAGTAAAAGTCATGCCACATTTAAGGCCTCAGAGATCTGGAATAGCACTATTTCACACTCTACAACTTGCGTTAGCGAAAAGGAATATAGTTCAAGTTGAGTTCCCATTAGCTCAAATTCCTTCAGAACTGTTTAACGCTGAGTTCAATATAAACAATGGTTTAGTAAAGGTTCCAGAAGATGTTTCATTAAATGAGGAAATACTACGCGAAAAATATAATTTCACTAGAAAACTAAGGATTTTGAAATTTGCTGATTTGGCAACATAA